The DNA region CCTGGTGACGGGTCCACCCGACGTGCCGGCCCGGCCCGGTGCCGCCCGCCGGGCCGTGGTGGTGGGCGCCGGCTACATCGGGGTCGAGATGGCCGAGGCGCTGCTCCACCGCGGGTTCGCCACCACGGTGCTGACCCGCTCCGGGGTGATGGGCAGCCTCGACCCCGACATGGGCGAGCGGGTGCAGCTGGCGATGGTCGACGCCGGCGTGACGGTGCGCACCGGGACCACCGTGCGGGGCCTGACCACCGCGGGCGGGGCGGTGCGGTCGGTGGTCACCTCCGACGGGGACCAGGTCGAGGCCGACGTGGTGGTGCTCGCGCTGGGCGTCGTACCGGCGACGGAGCTGGGGGCGGAGGCCGGTCTCCCGCTCGGGCGGAGCGCGGCTACCTGCCCGACCCGCAGGGCCGGATCGCGCCGCACGTCTGGGCGGCCGGCGACTGCTGCGAGAGCGAGCACCGGCTCACCGGCGGCCGGGCGTTCGTGGCCCTCGGCACCCACGCCAACAAGCAGGGCGGGTGGTCGGCGACGCCCTCTTCGGCGGCACCCGAGCCTTCCACGGCGTGCTCGGCACGGCGATCACGCGGTTCGCCGCCGCGGGCGTGACGACGGAGATCGCCCGGACCGGGCTGAGCACCCGGCAGGCGGTCGACGCCGGGCACGACATCGCGGTCCTGGCCACCGAGAGCTCGACGGTGAGCGGCTACATGCCGGGGGCCGAGGCGATGGTGACGAAGATGATCGCCGACCGTCGTACCCGTGCCCTGCTGGGGGTGCAGATCGTCGGTGGGGAGAGCGCCGGCAAGCGGATCGACGCCGCGGCCGCCGCGCTCTGGGGCGGATGAGCGTGGACGACCTGGCCGAGATGGACCTCTCCTACGCGCCGCCCTTCGCCACCGTGTGGGACGCGCTGCAGATCGCCGCCCGGCGGCTGGCCGAGCGGATCTGAGCCGGTCAGTCCCGCTGGAGGGCGCGCAGCTGCTCGGCGTCGTGGGCGCAGACGACGGTGACCTCGTCGTGGTGGCGCAGGGCGAGCTCGCGCAGCCGCTCGACGTTCGCCCGGCGGGCGGTGTTGTCGACCGCCATCAGCCCCTGGAACGCGGTCAGCGTGGCGGGGCAGGTCGGCGCGGCGGCGAGCTGGCCCCGGTGGAAGAAGGCGTCGCCGGCGTGCAGCAGCCAGTGGCCGTCGGCGCGACGGACCGCCAGACCGCTGTGGCCGCGGGTGTGACCGGGCAGTGGGACCAGCACCACGTCGTCGGCCAGGGCGGTCACCGCGGCGAAGCCGAACCACTCCTCGCCGGCCTCCGGGTACGTCGCCCAGCGGGGTCCGTGCGCCCACTGGTCGGCGACGTAGCGGGCGCGCTCGCGGGGGCGGGGCCGCAGCGCCGCCTCCAGCTCCGCGGCGTGCACGTGCACCCGCGCCTCGGGGAAGTCGGCGAGGCCACCGGCGTGGTCCAGGTCGAGGTGGGTGACGGCGATGTCGGTGACGTCGGCCGGGTCGAGCCCGCGGGCACGCACCTGCGCGAGCGCCGTCCGACCGGGGTCGAGGTCCGGGCGGACCGCCAGCCGGAACGCAGCGCCCAGCCGGCCGGGGTCGGCGATGTCGCCGGTGCCGAAGCCGGTGTCGACCAGGAGCAGCCCGTCGGGTCGCTCCACCAGCAGCACGTGGGCCACCATCCGGGGCGCCACCGCAGGACGCATCGTGCCGCAGTCGAGGTGGTGCACCCGCAGGTTCATGGGTCGATGGTGACAGAGCCGGGGCGGGCGGGGTGACGGAGCCGACAGGAGCGCCGCCGTGGGGAGCGCCGGCCCCGCGCCGTACCCTGGGAGCGTGGCGGACGGTGGCATCAGGTGGTGGCACCCGCGGATGTGGGGTGCGCACCTGCTCGGACTGGTCTGCGTGGCGATCGCGACCGGCATGGGCGTGTGGCAGTACGACGCCTGGCAAGAGCGCCGGGCCGCGGAGCAGGTCGACCTGACCACCGCCGAGCCGGTCCCGCTCTCCGAGCTGCTCGGACCCGACCACCCGTTCCCGTCGGTGGGGCTGGGTCGTCCGGTGGAGATCAGCGGCACCTGGCTGCCCCAGGGCACGGTGCTCGTCGACGGCCGTGAGGACGCCGACGGCGCGGACGGCCTGTGGGTGGTGACCCCGCTGACCGACGGGGAGCCGGATGCTCCGGCGATCCCGGTGGTGCGCGGCTGGGTGCCGGACGGCACCGACCCGGCCGACGTACCCGCGGTGAGCGGCACCGCCGACCTGGTGGGGTGGCTGCAGCCGGGGGAGGGCAGCGGCCAGACCGACCCGGACCCGACCGACGACGTGCTGCCGCAGGTGCGCATCGCCGACCTGGTGCAACGCGTCGACCAGGACCTCTACGGTGCCTACGCGGTCGCCCAGGAGCCGGAGGAGGGCCTCGCCCCCGCGACGCTGGACCAGCTGCCCAAGGTGAGCCGCTTCACCGCGCTGCGCAACATCCTCTACGCCATCGAGTGGTGGGTCTTCGCGGCGTTCGCCGGCTACATCTGGTGGCGCTATGTGCGCGACACCACGCAGGGGGCCCCGGCCGACGACGCCGACGACGAGGAGCGCGCCACGGACCCCGTAACCTCGGAGGCGTGACGAAGCTCTTCACCACCTACCGTGTGCTGGCGTTCGTGGTCGGCATCCTGCTGCTGGTCGGCACCGTGGACGCGATTCTCAAGTACGGCTTCAGCGACGGCTCCGCTCCGCAGCAGCTGGGCGAGGACCTGGACATCATCTGGATGTTCCACGGCTGGATCTACATCATCTACGTGGTGGTCGCCTTCGTGCTGACCCAGCGGGCCCGCTGGAGCCTGCCGCAGTTCCTGCTGATGATGGTCGCCGGCCTGATCCCCGGGCTGATCTTCTGGGTGGAGAAGCGGGTCGCCGACCAGCTCCGCGCCGAGCAGCCCGAGCTCGTCGAGAGCTGACCCCGGGCGCTCAATCGGCGCAGCAGGCCCCGCCGTCGCGGTCGCCGGTGCCGTCGCTGCCGTCCGTGGGGCGGGTCGGTCCGGGAGGGCAGCACGCCTCGCCGCGCCAGGCGTCGCGGCCCTCCACGGCCGCGACCACCGCGATGACCAGCCCGGCGACCGGGTCGGCCCACGACCAACCGAGGGTCGCGTTGAGCACCAGGCCGACCAGGAGCACCGCGGACAGGTACGTGCACAGGAGCGTCTGGGTCGAGTCGGCCACGACGGCCTCGGAGCCGAGCGCCCGGCCGGTGCGCCGCTGTGCCCAGGACAGCAGCGGCATCACCAGGAGGGAGGCGACGGCGAGGGCGATGCCGACCGAGGAGGGCTCCGGGTCGGCGCCGGTCAGCAGCGATCGGATCGACTCGAAGCCGACGAAGGCGGCCAGGGCGAAGAACGAGACCGCCATCAGTCGCAGCGCCTGCCGCTCGCGGGACTCGGGCACCACGTGGCGGAACTGCCACAGGATGATCAGGCCGCTGGAGATCTCGACGGTGGAGTCGAGTCCGAATCCGACCAGCGCGACCGAACCGGCGACCAGCCCGGCAGCGACGGCGACCACCGCCTCGACCACGTTGTAGGTGACCGAGAGCGCGGCCAGCACCTGCGCCCGTCGGCCGAGCCTGGACCGGTCGGCCGGGGAGAGCGGCGGTGCGGGCGTGTGGACGTGGGTGGTCATCGGGACGGCTCCTCGGCCAGGGCGGGTGGATGGGCGAGCCGTCCGTCCAGCGCTGGGCCGGTGACGCCGTAGGTGGCGCACAGGGTCACCGCGTCGCCGGTGAGGGCGAGCAGCCGCTCTGCCGCGGCGAGGAGCTCGAGCGTCGCCTCGGGATGCGCCAGGGAGTACACCGAGGCGCGTCCCTGCGCCCGGACGGCAACGATGCCGCAGTCGAGCAGGCACGCC from Nocardioides sambongensis includes:
- a CDS encoding MBL fold metallo-hydrolase produces the protein MNLRVHHLDCGTMRPAVAPRMVAHVLLVERPDGLLLVDTGFGTGDIADPGRLGAAFRLAVRPDLDPGRTALAQVRARGLDPADVTDIAVTHLDLDHAGGLADFPEARVHVHAAELEAALRPRPRERARYVADQWAHGPRWATYPEAGEEWFGFAAVTALADDVVLVPLPGHTRGHSGLAVRRADGHWLLHAGDAFFHRGQLAAAPTCPATLTAFQGLMAVDNTARRANVERLRELALRHHDEVTVVCAHDAEQLRALQRD
- a CDS encoding SURF1 family protein; translation: MADGGIRWWHPRMWGAHLLGLVCVAIATGMGVWQYDAWQERRAAEQVDLTTAEPVPLSELLGPDHPFPSVGLGRPVEISGTWLPQGTVLVDGREDADGADGLWVVTPLTDGEPDAPAIPVVRGWVPDGTDPADVPAVSGTADLVGWLQPGEGSGQTDPDPTDDVLPQVRIADLVQRVDQDLYGAYAVAQEPEEGLAPATLDQLPKVSRFTALRNILYAIEWWVFAAFAGYIWWRYVRDTTQGAPADDADDEERATDPVTSEA
- a CDS encoding DUF3817 domain-containing protein; this translates as MTKLFTTYRVLAFVVGILLLVGTVDAILKYGFSDGSAPQQLGEDLDIIWMFHGWIYIIYVVVAFVLTQRARWSLPQFLLMMVAGLIPGLIFWVEKRVADQLRAEQPELVES
- a CDS encoding cation diffusion facilitator family transporter, encoding MTTHVHTPAPPLSPADRSRLGRRAQVLAALSVTYNVVEAVVAVAAGLVAGSVALVGFGLDSTVEISSGLIILWQFRHVVPESRERQALRLMAVSFFALAAFVGFESIRSLLTGADPEPSSVGIALAVASLLVMPLLSWAQRRTGRALGSEAVVADSTQTLLCTYLSAVLLVGLVLNATLGWSWADPVAGLVIAVVAAVEGRDAWRGEACCPPGPTRPTDGSDGTGDRDGGACCAD
- a CDS encoding ArsR/SmtB family transcription factor, with the translated sequence MAMTPVKGDASGGAEASALAAASCLFHGFSDRSRLAIVQHLLLGEHRVVDLTGHLGLAQSTVSKHLACLLDCGIVAVRAQGRASVYSLAHPEATLELLAAAERLLALTGDAVTLCATYGVTGPALDGRLAHPPALAEEPSR